From Lemur catta isolate mLemCat1 chromosome 21, mLemCat1.pri, whole genome shotgun sequence, a single genomic window includes:
- the LSM3 gene encoding U6 snRNA-associated Sm-like protein LSm3 — MADDVDPQQTTNTVEEPLDLIRLSLDERIYVKMRNDRELRGRLHAYDQHLNMILGDVEETVTTIEIDEETYEEIYKSTKRNIPMLFVRGDGVVLVAPPLRVG; from the exons ATGGCGGACGACGTGGACCCG CAACAAACTACCAACACCGTAGAGGAGCCCCTCGATCTTATCAGGCTCAGCCTGGATGAGCGAATTTACGTGAAAATGAGAAATGACCGAGAGCTTCGAGGCCGATTACAC GCTTATGATCAACATTTAAACATGATCCTGGGAGACGTGGAAGAAACCGTGACTACCATCGAAATTGACGAAGAAACGTACGAGGAGATATATAAA TCGACGAAGCGGAACATCCCAATGCTGTTTGTGCGGGGAGACGGGGTCGTCCTGGTGGCCCCTCCGCTGAGAGTCGGCTGA